A single Rhopalosiphum padi isolate XX-2018 chromosome 4, ASM2088224v1, whole genome shotgun sequence DNA region contains:
- the LOC132928647 gene encoding LOW QUALITY PROTEIN: uncharacterized protein LOC132928647 (The sequence of the model RefSeq protein was modified relative to this genomic sequence to represent the inferred CDS: substituted 1 base at 1 genomic stop codon), with protein sequence MSSTTTNIATSPGGSDILQETTSLGEQGISVGSRDNSKTAGVPSQALVGTHVSAMRCDTTALETGKKMDSTERTGTESEREHRRTIDIAVLNESELLTMIKGYVNSMNDFAKRTRNVHKELKDTLANTGLVNDSSTQTEDIPIDNAQSETIQSKKTSSREAARRECKDAATNTASPQAVPEKQRKQQQQQQKQQQQQQQQRRKGKKRQRLQQSQQQESPQQLQREMQKQQPQKQQPQQQQPQQRQPQKQQTWSEVVRKTRPPKPARQPRSTADQVALLRKRTPRSMAVTIDRLAEGGSLASLMKKVSGSINLQSLGVKVLTTRKTRAGGILLEVEGNEKATLLAGKIREVVGDAARVRLPETRTPVLLLGVPEWAEAEDVVAGVTQAGVTGVTSENLIIRKNSGGRGEFVASLHLPLKDAITLAEKNAVSVRWTRCRVKLLANNQPTCFRCQGKGHLAAECRGEAKPRRCHRCRKDDHLVKDCTQQKQTXQKQQPQTSRSETPAEVNGAV encoded by the exons ATGAGTTCGACGACAACAAATATTGCTACTTCTCCAGGAGGTTCGGATATCCTCCAGGAGACTACTTCATTGGGTGAGCAAGGGATCTCAGTGGGGTCGAGGGACAATTCCAAGACCGCCGGCGTTCCTTCACAGGCGCTGGTGGGTACTCACGTGAGTGCCATGAGATGTGACACAACTGCCTTGGAAACTGGAAAAAAAATGGATTCAACGGAACGGACTGGAACTGAATCGGAACGCGAACACAGGAGGACGATTGACATAGCGGTCCTCAACGAATCGGAACTTTTAACTATGATAAAAGGATATGTGAACTCCATGAATGATTTTGCAAAAAGAACACGAAATGTCCATAAAGAACTTAAGGATACACTTGCAAACACTGGATTA GTCAATGATAGTAGTACCCAGACAGAGGACATTCCCATTGACAATGCACAGTCAGAGACTATTCAGAGCAAGAAGACGAGTTCTAGAGAAGCCGCCAGGCGAGAGTGCAAGGATGCGGCCACGAATACTGCTTCCCCGCAAGCGGTTCCGGAGAAGCAGCGaaagcaacagcaacagcagcagaagcaacagcaacagcaacagcaacaacggCGGAAGGGCAAAAAGCGGCAGCGGTTACAGCAGTCTCAGCAGCAAGAGAGCCCGCAACAATTGCAGCGAGAAATGCAGAAGCAGCAGCCCCAGAAGCAGCAGCCACAACAGCAACAGCCCCAGCAGCGGCAGCCCCAGAAACAGCAGACCTGGAGCGAGGTGGTGAGGAAGACGAGGCCACCGAAGCCGGCCCGACAACCGCGCTCGACCGCCGACCAAGTGGCTCTCCTGCGGAAGCGCACTCCGCGATCCATGGCGGTCACCATCGACCGCCTGGCTGAAGGAGGCTCTCTAGCCTCCTTGATGAAGAAGGTGTCGGGTTCGATCAACCTTCAGTCTCTCGGCGTCAAGGTGCTGACGACGAGGAAGACCAGGGCGGGTGGAATTCTCCTCGAGGTTGAGGGGAATGAAAAAGCCACGCTCCTAGCCGGGAAGATCCGGGAGGTGGTGGGAGACGCGGCAAGGGTGAGGTTACCCGAGACCCGCACACCCGTCCTTCTGCTGGGAGTTCCAGAATGGGCAGAGGCAGAGGACGTCGTTGCCGGCGTCACGCAGGCGGGAGTCACCGGAGTCACCTCCGAGAACCTGATCATCCGCAAGAACTCCGGAGGAAGAGGGGAGTTCGTCGCGAGCCTCCACTTGCCGCTCAAGGACGCCATCACGTTGGCGGAGAAGAATGCGGTCTCCGTGAGGTGGACCAGGTGCAGGGTCAAGCTGTTGGCTAACAACCAACCGACCTGCTTCCGGTGTCAAGGCAAAGGTCATCTCGCGGCCGAGTGCCGAGGCGAGGCCAAGCCCCGTCGCTGTCACAGGTGCAGGAAGGATGACCACCTGGTGAAGGACTGCACCCAACAAAAGCAGACGTAGCAGAAGCAGCAACCGCAGACCTCTAGAAGCGAGACGCCTGCAGAAGTGAACGGAGCGGTGTGA
- the LOC132930631 gene encoding uncharacterized protein LOC132930631 has translation MKWLQDHEVAINLALFKRYQFYHIFNPNSSKILNYDSYKFTNVLFIVAVTSYNIFSAMCFFTDTIDIIDSIDLLLMIFIYSIIIISLLKICVLLFNADQIWDLFDLTRLDFLSSKRCRKNVGILHKYRDRSITITNLYQNYSTVVFIIWMIVPLVLNTFVMTEGPNQRYHNIFNMQYPVSASIYNQYYYIFYLMEIAMGIFILNYSMIIDNFLISLCWAIIAQYEVITTAFENIGNDCKLEDLQNEKENNSFEAYEDLKSIIIDQKKIYTKLKSFYRVVWIIVIFLIIIDSVLLIILTYSFIMICSSAESFSIFNILKISTAFFVFIIQLYLYCYLFDVLNDKKESVNFGIYSCNWTSMDLKFKKILLIAMKFNNANQLKIKATPNKIVNLQLFSSVMTTTFNIVTVMLKTINGKN, from the exons atgaaaTGGTTACAAGATCACGAAGTAGCGATTAACTTGGCTTTATTTAAGCGATaccaattttatcatatattcaaTCCAAACagctcaaaaatattaaattatgatagttATAAGTTCACAAATGTGCTGTTTATTGTGGCTGTTACATCTTATAACATATTTTCAGCTATGTGCTTTTTTACAGATACTATAGATATTATTGAcagtattgatttattattaatgatatttatatactctattattattatttctttattgaaaatatgtgtACTTTTATTTAATGCGGATCAAATTTGGGATTTATTTGATTTGACGCGCTTAGATTTTTTATCGAGTAAACGGTGTCGCAAAAATGTTGGAATCCTACATAAATATCGTGATAGATCGAtaacaataactaatttataccaAAATTACAGCACAGTAGTATTCATTATATGGATGATTGTACCCTTGGTATTAAATACTTTTGTGATGACGGAAGGCCCGAATCAgcgttatcataatattttcaacatgCAATATCCGGTATCCGCGAGCATttacaatcaatattattacatattttatttaatggaaATAGCGAtgggaatatttattttaaattattcgatgattattgataatttccTAATATCGTTATGTTGGGCTATCATTGCACAGTATGAAGTAATTACCACAGCGTTCGAAAATATTGGAAATGACTGCAAACTTGAAGACCTTCAGAATG aaaaagaaaataatagtttCGAAGCATATGAAGatcttaaatcaataataattgatcaGAAAAAAATTTACAC aaaattaaaatcattctaTCGTGTGGTGtggataatagttatatttttgattattatagattcagttttattaataatactgacatattcatttattatg ATATGTTCGTCAGCAGAATCATTTTCTATTTTCAATATACTCAAGATCTCAAcagcattttttgtttttataattcagTTATACTTATACTGCTAtttatttgatgttttaaatgacaaa AAAGAATCCGTTAACTTTGGAATATATTCTTGTAATTGGACGAGcatggatttaaaatttaaaaaaatattattaatagccaTGAAGTTCAATAATGCTAATCAATTAAAGATAAAAGCAACACCAAACAAAATCGTTaacttacaattattttctaGT GTGATGACGACAACGTTCAATATTGTCACGGTTATGCTCAAAACAATAAAtgggaaaaattaa